The DNA region ACCGGGGCCTCGACTTCATCGCCATCAGCGACCACAACACCATCTCGCAGTATGACGATATGCGCGAGCTACAACCCTACTTCGATCGTCTGCTCCTGATCCCCGGACGCGAGATCACTACTTTCCAGGGACACGCCAACGTATTCGGGCCCACGGACTTCATCGATTTTCGTTTGACCAGTCCGCACGTCCCCAACTTCAATCGTCTACTTGACGAAGTTCAAAGCCTGCACGGCATACTTTCCATCAACCATCCCGGCATCCCGTCCGGCGAATCCTGTATGGGCTGTGGCTGGACAGTTCCCGATACTGACTTCAGCAGAGTAACTGCCATTGAAGTGATCAACGGAGGGGCCGCAGGCGGGCCGCACTCCGGAATCCCGCTATGGCAGCAGCAGTTGAACAATGGCTTTCGACTTACTGCGCTCGGTGGCAGCGACAATCACAACGCAGATATCAAAGCTCAAACTTCTTCAGCCATCGGTCATCCCACAACAGTGATCTATGCGGATAACTTATCCGAGAACGCCATCCTCGATGCGATTCGCGCGGGACACGTCTTTGTCGATGCTGAGGGTTCAAAAGATCGGATCATCGAATTCACAGCGAAGACGACCACGGGCGCGGCATCCATGGGAGATGAAATTCAATCTCCCGCAGGCCAGCAAGTACACTTCACGCTCAAGATGATCGCGCTCGCTGGCGACCACCCGGAGGTTATTCTGGATGGCCAGCCAAGCACGTTACTGGATGCCTCAGCAATAAAGCAGAGCGAAGAAACAAGAGATTTCGACTATCAAAGCGATGGAAAGAGACATTGGCTCCGTGTGAACATCCGGTCACAGAGTGGTGCTCTTCTCATTGTGGGAAATCCTGTTTACTTGAATTTCGCCAAACGATAATAGCAAGCCTCCTGTCAGCGTGCGCTGATAGGAGGCGCCAACAATTTATCCACGCAGCCAGCAGGTTTTGTCACGGGGTTGCATCTCGCTACAAGGCCATTGGGAAGCTCAACAACATACTTCGTCCACCGCGAAGGCTCCGACGCCGGATAGTCCGTGCTGATCATCTGCGCGCCACTTGAAAGCGCAAGATCGCGTCTCGTCGTATCATCCGTGCGCGCCTGATCCGTGCTCTCATCCGAACGCGTCCGCACAAGATAGCCCTGCTTCACGAGCGCATCAATCTCTGCAAGAGAACCGTCATTTTCTTCCGTGAACGCCGCATCGGGAGCGCCCGGCTCAGCATTCGTAAAGAGCACTCGCCCACGCAGCGATGGATGCCCTTCGGTATAGATAGGTTCCACATGTCTCTGGTCCATCAGAAAGATGACCTTGCCGCGAGCCTCGGCCAGAGTTGGCCATTTGCCTGCGTGCACAGCTTCTACCAGAGTTGCCGAATTGCCCCGCACATCATCCGGCGTAATCATCTCCTTCGGCTTGAAGACCGATCGGATCTCCTTATCCAGGGCATCGAACACAGGCGCAGTAAATGGCTCCGGAGTCGTTGACGTTGGAAGCTCAGGCTTTCCTTCTTTCGTCTCAATCAAAATAAAAATTGGAAGATGCTGAGGATGTTGCTTCGACCAGCTACGAACATCAGTAAGGCAGGCAATCAGCGTCATACAGGTGCTGCGCACATCGATATCCTGCACGTGCAGCACCTTGAATCCGGGCTTGTCCATCACATGATGAGGATCGAACTCCGGGTCCGCCGGCAATCCCGCCTTTGCCACCATGTTCAGAATTGCCGGATGCGCGTAGCGGCCTCCCTTGGTATCGGCGTATACGTCGATCTCTATCTGCCGCACCCCGCCCGATAGTTGATCGGCCAGCGGAGCATGCTGATAGTCGAGGCCGTGTAGTCCCTTGGGATTCTTCATCTCCATCAGCTTTCTTGCGCTCGGCGGAAAGCCCGCGTGATAGCTGTTATGCGAACCAATCACCTGAATCTCATTCACGTGGACTCGCTGGTCCTGCTGGGCTGCCGTCATTTGCTGTGCCAACGCTGATCCACCCATGGCGAAAAGCGCCAAGGCTAAGGAGATTCCGGTTACCTTACTGATGGTCATAATTGTCCCGTGTTCCAATCTGAATTTTATTGTTCAACGAGCCCAGCCTATCGCTGAGGCGGATTGAAACAACCACACGGCGCTGATCGAGAGGACTCAGCGCCGTGTAGTTGCCGTACTTGGGTAACTTCGACGCGTCTTGAGCTCCACTAAAAGATAATCTTAGCGGCTAACTGTAGCTGACGCGCAGGAAAGGCAGACGTGATGGAACCATAGGTCGAATTACTGACATTCCCGTCCGGCGCCTGGTAGTTGACCTTGTTGAGAACGTTGAACGCCTCAGCACGGAAGTCAAAGGTTGAACCCTCTCTCCAGAGCGGAAACGCTTTATGCAGGCCGAGGTCCGCCTGATAGAAAGCCGGCGACATCACCATATTGCGTTGCGCATTGCCGAAAGGATTACCCGTAGTAGGAACATAAGCGCCAGCAACTCCCGGCCCGGTCGACTTCAACAGGTAGCCCGTAAGAGCGGTCTTTGTCTTCGTACGATTCGATGATGGAGCTACCGGATTTCCGATCACATTCGGCCTATATGTATAAAGATCGGTCACATTCGTGCCAGTTGATGTGCTGTTGGAGTAATTGAGATTCGTCGGAAGACCACTGGTCATGCTGTTGATAAGAGTTACCTGCCACCCACCCAGCAGGGCGTCCATCAAATACGAGGAACTGCCCCCGAAGTGACGGCCGCGTCCATACGGCAGATCGTAGATGACGGCAGTGGTGTTATTCAGCGGCTGGTCATAGTTCGACCGGCCATAATCGCTGCTTGGATTGGCAAAGTTCACACGCGAGTTATCGCCGTTGCTCGTCTCCAGGTGCCCGGCGGACAAGTCAAAGGTGCGACCCCACGTAAAGGAGTTCAGAAGATACAAACCATTGCCGTAGCGCTTCTCGACCTTGAACTGCAACGCGTTGTAGTTCGAGGTTCCCCCGCCGTACGCAATCTCGATATCGCCAAAGGTTGAGACAGGACGCCGAGACGCCAGGGAAGCTTTGCAGTTCGTCGCCAATGCTTGAGTGCATATTGATGCCTGGTTGTAGTCTGCAAGAATCTGAAGATGTCTGCCTGCGTTGCCGACATATGCCACATCCATTACAACTTGGCCAGGAAGCTGATGCTGTATCGAAAGATGGTAGCTCTGCACATATCCGGTCTTGGTGTTCTTCGGTATGTAGCGCGACGTCACCAACGCCGGATTGAATGCAGAAGGAGCAGTCAGGTTGACCGAATAGCCTTGCTGCGTCTGCCGGAAGCATTTCGTCTGGTCCTGCGTGTCATTCTGGCAGAGCGTTGTCGGGCTCGGCGCAAAGTTGTTGATCGTTGCGTTCACAACATTAGGACCATTGTAAGTGAGGTTGTTCTCTCCGCCCGCGCGATTGAACTGCGTATAGCTGATTCCATAGCCTGAACGAATGACCGTATTCGGTGTCGCACTATAGGAGAGTCCGAAACGCGGCCCAACGTTAGTTAACGGCATGTTGACGAGAGCACGGTTGTAAATCGAACCGTCCTTTGCCTGAATCAACGATTTGGTCGTCGGATCGAAGTTAGCCAGCTTGTTGTGCGCTTCATACTGCGGGGTCGCCAGTTCGTAACGCACGCCCGCGTTGATCGTCAGGTTCGGCATCAGCTTGATGTCGTCCTGAAAGTACATGAAGTTCATCCGCTGACGCACAGAGGCGATAAAGAAGTTAGTAAGTGAATAAGAGCTGCGGTTCCCTAATAGAAAGTCCGCGAGGTTGTGCGCTTCCTGTAGTTGGCCAAAGGCGTCCGCTGGAGTGTTTGGAGCAGTGGAATACTGTCCAGCGTAATTATCCTGTCCATAGCTCGGGTTGTAGTCATTGATCTGTGTGTTGATCGCCTGGTACTCATAGCCGAGCTTCATCGATTGCTTGCCGTGGACCAGCGTGTAGTTCACCTTCGGGTTCAGAACAGAAGGGTTCTGGAACTGAGGACTCGCCGACTGGGTTCCGAACTGCGAGAACCCTGTAACGCTCTGCGCATTCAGGCTGCGCACGATAATAGGATCGGTCGGAATTCCATCCGTGATTCCATTCGCCGTCAGCAGGCTTGGGTTGCCAAGGCCATAGGGCGACTTACCGCCTTCGTTGTGGCCGATGCCAATGCGGAAATCCAATAGCGACGCCGGTGTAACCACCCATGTCGTACCAAGAGCAATCTGGCGATTGTAGAGATGGACATTGGCATTTGCATTGCCACCAGCTGCTCCGCCAAACGTCGGCGGATCGAAGATGGCCGTCTGATGCTGGCTGTATACGCCAAAGATACTGAGTTTCTGGTTAAAGGTATGGTCGATACGAATATCGCCCTTGTCATCATTAATGGTGCCGCGAGGAAATGCAGAGAAGTTATTGGCATACGCCGCGGCAGTATTCAGCGTAGCCCCATTGTTTGCCTGCGGCAGCGCCGCCATCACAGCCCGCGCGAATGGCGTCTGATCTGCCGTAGGAATAACTCCGTCGGCATAGACCTTTCCAGTAATCGGATTCTGCAAAGGAATAGGTGAGGTCGAACCGTTGGCATTGTGCAGCAGGAAGGTGCCAACGCGCTGCTCCGTCGTCGGCAAGGTCGCAGTTCCGTACGAGAGCGCAATTTGACGAACGCCTTCATAGTCCATAAAGAAGAACGTGTGGTCGCGCCAGATTGGGCCTCCGAAGGTGCCACCAAATTGATTGCGGATGAAGCTGGGCTTCACTCCCGAGGCAGGCGCGAACGGCCCAATGGCATTGAATACAGTATTGCGGTTATAGTCCCAGGCGCGCCCATGAAACTGATTCGTTCCGCGGCGAATACTTGCGTTAATCACCGCACCGGATGCCCGACCATACTCCGCGCTGTAGTTGTCCGTCTCCAGCCGAAACTCCGAGACCGCATCCGGCGATGGAGGAATATTTTCGTTCGCAAATCCCTGGTTCGACGTCCCGTAAGAGTTGTTGTCCAAACCATCCAGCAGGAAGTTGTTGAACGCGCTTCGCTGCCCATTCACGTTGAACGATGCTTCGCGGCTTGTCGTGGACTGGTTCTCCAGAAACGACTTCCGCACACCCGGAGCAAGCAGCGCAAGATCGGCATACGACCGGCCGTTGAGTGGTAGATTCTCAATCTCCCGCGTGCCGACGACCTGACCGCGAGAACTCGTCTCCGTCTCCAGCACCGACGGTGCGGCCGATACCGTCACCGCCTCCGTCACCGATCCCGGCTTCAATGCAACATCGACGCGCTGACGAGAGGCCGTCGTCAGAGTAAAAGGCTCCGTCTCCGACCGCTGGAAGCCAGTAGCTTCCGTAGCGACGCGATAACGTCCGATGGGCACACTCGAAAATTCATAGCGGCCATCTGCATCCGTCGTCGCCGTCTGCTTGATGCTCGTCGCAACATTGGTAAGCGTCACCGTGCTGTTGGGGATTGCAGCGTTCGTCGTGTCCCTGACATAACCCAGCACCGAGGCCGACTCGAACTGCCCGTAGCATTGAAGCGCCGGCAGAAGCAGCAGAATCGCCAGCACCAAACGCAGCCATGCGAATCCGGGACCAGCAATCAAGGCCTCTGAATGAGCGGCTTTTCCCGCTTGTATGTTTTGCATCATCTGAACTGTCCCCTCGAAAAATTGAACTTCACTTGATACAGCGCGGCGGCATCATCCGCATTTGCGCTTCACAACTCTGCTGTATGTACGGACGCAAAGAACACTACGCATCCCCAAGTGTGCCTGTCAATCAAAAAGTCGCTAACGGCACCGCTAACGTAAATTACCCTATGCATAGTGCATGACGCTGTATGCAAAGGGTTTACATAAATTGAACTCCAATATTTAGCGAAAACGGAAACGACCAGAAAAACAGGACCACGAAAGGCACAGCATCATCATGCTGTCCTTCTATGAATTCAAGGTAAACAACCAGTGACGCCCCCATAAACATCGGCGGCCGTTAGCTCTGGGGCCATCTCAAACCAGCCTGAACGTGACTAGGACAGCACTGCTTAAGCGAATCGAGCGTCGACCGTCACCACGCCCCACTGGCGATCCACCACCTCGCGATGCGCAGCCATAATCCACACAAAATTCAGCGTACTACCCGGAATCGCCACATTCGGATGATAGCCTTCGGGCAACAACACCGCGTCGCCATCGCGCACCACCTCCACGTCGGCCGCCGTGATCCCGTCCGTATAAACCAGTTGCAGACCAAATGCAGGCTCCGGCATATCAAAGAAGACATAGATCTCTTCGAGCATCGCCGCATGCTCATGCGGAGGCCAGCTCGTCCAGTTGCCCGGCAGAGAACTCGTTACCCCCACCACCAGCCGCCCCGCCTTTACATTGGTCCCCAGCATAATATTGATCTCACGCTTCGAACTCTCGTTGCCCGCAACGAAGTGCAGCTTCTCATCTGCCCGCACGCTAGCATATGGGACGAACTGCACAGGATACTCCCCGTCCACCCCGGCAGAGCACTCCACCAGATCAACCTCCCCCGAAGTCTCAACCGTAACCGGCAGCCCCTTCGAAACATACAGCGAGTCTTTAGCCTGCAGC from Edaphobacter paludis includes:
- a CDS encoding TonB-dependent receptor — encoded protein: MMQNIQAGKAAHSEALIAGPGFAWLRLVLAILLLLPALQCYGQFESASVLGYVRDTTNAAIPNSTVTLTNVATSIKQTATTDADGRYEFSSVPIGRYRVATEATGFQRSETEPFTLTTASRQRVDVALKPGSVTEAVTVSAAPSVLETETSSRGQVVGTREIENLPLNGRSYADLALLAPGVRKSFLENQSTTSREASFNVNGQRSAFNNFLLDGLDNNSYGTSNQGFANENIPPSPDAVSEFRLETDNYSAEYGRASGAVINASIRRGTNQFHGRAWDYNRNTVFNAIGPFAPASGVKPSFIRNQFGGTFGGPIWRDHTFFFMDYEGVRQIALSYGTATLPTTEQRVGTFLLHNANGSTSPIPLQNPITGKVYADGVIPTADQTPFARAVMAALPQANNGATLNTAAAYANNFSAFPRGTINDDKGDIRIDHTFNQKLSIFGVYSQHQTAIFDPPTFGGAAGGNANANVHLYNRQIALGTTWVVTPASLLDFRIGIGHNEGGKSPYGLGNPSLLTANGITDGIPTDPIIVRSLNAQSVTGFSQFGTQSASPQFQNPSVLNPKVNYTLVHGKQSMKLGYEYQAINTQINDYNPSYGQDNYAGQYSTAPNTPADAFGQLQEAHNLADFLLGNRSSYSLTNFFIASVRQRMNFMYFQDDIKLMPNLTINAGVRYELATPQYEAHNKLANFDPTTKSLIQAKDGSIYNRALVNMPLTNVGPRFGLSYSATPNTVIRSGYGISYTQFNRAGGENNLTYNGPNVVNATINNFAPSPTTLCQNDTQDQTKCFRQTQQGYSVNLTAPSAFNPALVTSRYIPKNTKTGYVQSYHLSIQHQLPGQVVMDVAYVGNAGRHLQILADYNQASICTQALATNCKASLASRRPVSTFGDIEIAYGGGTSNYNALQFKVEKRYGNGLYLLNSFTWGRTFDLSAGHLETSNGDNSRVNFANPSSDYGRSNYDQPLNNTTAVIYDLPYGRGRHFGGSSSYLMDALLGGWQVTLINSMTSGLPTNLNYSNSTSTGTNVTDLYTYRPNVIGNPVAPSSNRTKTKTALTGYLLKSTGPGVAGAYVPTTGNPFGNAQRNMVMSPAFYQADLGLHKAFPLWREGSTFDFRAEAFNVLNKVNYQAPDGNVSNSTYGSITSAFPARQLQLAAKIIF
- a CDS encoding phosphatidylinositol-specific phospholipase C1-like protein, with the translated sequence MTISKVTGISLALALFAMGGSALAQQMTAAQQDQRVHVNEIQVIGSHNSYHAGFPPSARKLMEMKNPKGLHGLDYQHAPLADQLSGGVRQIEIDVYADTKGGRYAHPAILNMVAKAGLPADPEFDPHHVMDKPGFKVLHVQDIDVRSTCMTLIACLTDVRSWSKQHPQHLPIFILIETKEGKPELPTSTTPEPFTAPVFDALDKEIRSVFKPKEMITPDDVRGNSATLVEAVHAGKWPTLAEARGKVIFLMDQRHVEPIYTEGHPSLRGRVLFTNAEPGAPDAAFTEENDGSLAEIDALVKQGYLVRTRSDESTDQARTDDTTRRDLALSSGAQMISTDYPASEPSRWTKYVVELPNGLVARCNPVTKPAGCVDKLLAPPISAR
- a CDS encoding CehA/McbA family metallohydrolase; amino-acid sequence: MTLFSSGCPKPNLQQNSSCLPARLVTLAVIIFLIAGGASSTCFAQKSSSDLDLHGTITYANRQTYVEVPFEVPKDVTRVTVKFSYTERDKHTAIDLGMFDGEHFRGWSGGNKSTFTVSATDATPSYLPGPIRPGKWKLILGVPSIREGVRSEYEAKIHFSRAGDRPAVSTFSEAPLRSGPAWYRGDLHMHDAHSDGSCLSQSGKKVPCPLYKTVETAADRGLDFIAISDHNTISQYDDMRELQPYFDRLLLIPGREITTFQGHANVFGPTDFIDFRLTSPHVPNFNRLLDEVQSLHGILSINHPGIPSGESCMGCGWTVPDTDFSRVTAIEVINGGAAGGPHSGIPLWQQQLNNGFRLTALGGSDNHNADIKAQTSSAIGHPTTVIYADNLSENAILDAIRAGHVFVDAEGSKDRIIEFTAKTTTGAASMGDEIQSPAGQQVHFTLKMIALAGDHPEVILDGQPSTLLDASAIKQSEETRDFDYQSDGKRHWLRVNIRSQSGALLIVGNPVYLNFAKR
- a CDS encoding 5-deoxy-glucuronate isomerase, with amino-acid sequence MSKRLIRGTAELQGRNIFIHPGNSSMREMSYGRIRLGAELRRVSFTNEGQETGLVCLSGMATVTVGEERFALQAKDSLYVSKGLPVTVETSGEVDLVECSAGVDGEYPVQFVPYASVRADEKLHFVAGNESSKREINIMLGTNVKAGRLVVGVTSSLPGNWTSWPPHEHAAMLEEIYVFFDMPEPAFGLQLVYTDGITAADVEVVRDGDAVLLPEGYHPNVAIPGSTLNFVWIMAAHREVVDRQWGVVTVDARFA